One window of the Babesia microti strain RI chromosome IV, complete genome genome contains the following:
- a CDS encoding hypothetical protein (overlaps_old_locusTagID:BBM_III09250) yields the protein MDGGTVYSSAIYSHQGRKWLLSKRQSLNSAKDNQKYSSYQSTHVGHNDSSDTGKIVTAATKLFRIKKLLSDAKSTKKITSHPYLDMLSEYIKSGKEIVVKQPQKTLFELDLGEYHTMLQDLNIAGKTYHSNSVEEFEKVIYQSTDKIVYTPMLTAKQVATLISLSSALAQGQRDEKKQVEALFMAKSLLDSSVRVTSHVTAPVIAWHMADHKVSCTICGLKFSNTRYKSLHHEKNHQKVKKMTSNWLSLTDWIEKSSEIYSDQSHKSTQLTMNSLRELWSTSVHFKWLDKIFQFDESLDVIMEDDQDAVTDHSGTGQKCNPLELLNAWAIGDNSLTDHIINNTTFETTKTFLCDPCVCDFSDHLCVICGDSFDISYSHEHGSFVLDNALPLLRMTPLHVKRNSIPNPNLSWRLWKKFGLNLYGDYWSYTNCIPTDVKYAHTQCFNFMSIYDNQSDGSIVESNPNSLKDDCLIGTFEKAENTDYKKRKINLQDVKHLQI from the coding sequence ATGGATGGGGGCACGGTCTACTCCTCCGCTATTTACTCCCATCAAGGCCGCAAATGGTTGTTATCCAAACGACAATCACTAAACTCTGCTAAGGATAATCAAAAGTATTCATCTTATCAATCTACACATGTTGGTCACAATGATTCTTCTGATACTGGCAAAATTGTCACCGCTGCAACGAAATTATTCCGCATTAAAAAGTTACTATCTGATGCCAAATCCACTAAAAAAATAACCTCCCACCCTTACCTAGATATGCTTTCTGAATATATTAAGAGCGGCAAAGAGATAGTCGTCAAACAACCTCAAAAGACACTATTCGAATTAGATTTGGGTGAATATCACACTATGCTACAGGATCTCAATATTGCCGGAAAGACATATCATTCTAACTCAGTGgaagaatttgaaaaagTTATATACCAGTCTACTGATAAAATCGTTTACACCCCTATGCTGACGGCAAAGCAAGTAGCAACTCTAATATCTTTGAGCAGTGCTTTGGCCCAGGGTCAGAGAGATGAGAAAAAACAAGTTGAAGCTTTGTTTATGGCTAAAAGTTTGCTGGATTCCAGTGTAAGAGTTACCAGTCATGTTACAGCGCCAGTGATAGCTTGGCATATGGCGGATCACAAAGTTTCCTGCACTATATGTGGACTAAAATTTTCTAACACAAGGTACAAGTCTTTGCACCATGAAAAGAACCATCAGAAAGTTAAAAAAATGACTTCAAATTGGCTATCCCTTACTGATTGGATTGAAAAATCTTCGGAAATTTATTCTGATCAATCTCACAAATCAACACAGCTTACAATGAATAGTTTACGTGAATTATGGTCCACTAGCGTTCATTTTAAATGGCTGGATAAAATATTCcaatttgatgaatcatTGGATGTGATTATGGAAGATGATCAAGATGCAGTAACAGACCATTCTGGAACTGGACAAAAGTGCAATCCTTTAGAATTGCTCAACGCATGGGCTATAGGGGACAATTCGCTCACAGATCacataataaataacactaCATTTGAAACAACCAAAACTTTTTTGTGTGATCCATGTGTTTGCGATTTTTCTGATCATTTATGTGTTATTTGCGGTGACTCCTTCGACATTTCTTACTCACATGAACACGGGTCTTTTGTTCTAGACAATGCGCTACCGCTATTGCGAATGACACCATTGCATGTCAAGAGAAATAGTATACCAAATCCGAATTTATCTTGGAGACTATGgaaaaaatttggattAAATCTATATGGTGATTACTGGAGTTACACAAATTGCATTCCAACTGATGTAAAATATGCTCACACGCAATGTTTCAACTTCATGTCCATATATGACAATCAAAGTGATGGTAGTATCGTAGAGTCAAATCCCAATAGTTTAAAGGACGATTGTCTCATTGGTACATTTGAGAAGGCAGAGAATACAGATTATAAAAAGCGTAAGATCAACCTACAAGACGTAAAgcatttacaaatttaa
- a CDS encoding NifU-like scaffold protein, putative (NifU) (overlaps_old_locusTagID:BBM_III09280): protein MSIMVFPMCLSYCITNVVKQRTLYSLHPKNIADEFDYRKPLNVANVEQVLNLIRPSLQSDGGDCKLICLENSTVIIELMGNCVNCPMKNETVKNGIEASLQKYLRSVDPIRVIIRSDDS from the exons ATGTCTATAATGGTATTTCCAATGTGTTTGTCATATTGCATAACAAATGTAGTTAAACAAAGGACCTTGTACTCACTTCACCCTAAAAATATAGCAGATGAGTTTGATTATCGCAAACCATTAAACGTAGCAAATGTAGAACAGGTATTAAACTTAATTAGACCTTCATTGCAATCAGATGGCGGCGATTGTAAGCTTATTTGCCTAGAAAATTCAACTGTTATTATCGAG CTTATGGGTAATTGTGTCAATTGTCCTATGAAAAATGAAACGGTTAAAAATGGCATTGAGGCCAgtttacaaaaatatctacGCTCCGTAGATCCCATAAGAGTTATTATACGAAGCGATGATAGTTAA
- a CDS encoding conserved Plasmodium protein, unknown function (overlaps_old_locusTagID:BBM_III09255), with amino-acid sequence MKAAWSRINKAVNGMNTISSLLYNEEDGTNEGVDPEEKIVDYTNSLLAKYTTFKVPKMLLYRINTLSAIANELNESLIKLKDGFLSNLDAEPSLRGNEWKSIDVEIQHISSEILIEQTDVICACLEVSGAIINYFDSNMNHTPPDEELERKYMETKKAYNSLNNVIQKMKSDYESEMIKKKSTLEETTSSLIASRSKISFLEKENKLLRDELESTKLTVSQVQKSLEIANEWNQELTKRVGEMKKELSENLINKDNYIDKRILVQMLKRGSESSKNVQTDEIIEILCSILGIDMNENRRSLTSEFLDFLNREAGNESPNDNNISE; translated from the exons ATGAAAGCCGCCTGGTCACGCATAAACAAGGCTGTAAACGGTATGAATACCATCTCTTCTCTGTTGTATAATGAGGAGGATGGAACTAATGAAGGGGTGGATCCAGAGGAGAAAATTGTAGATTACACAAATTCACTATTAGCAAAATATACCACATTCAAAGTACCAAAAATGCTTTTATATCGCATTAATACATTAAGTGCCATAGCTAATGAACTAAATGAGTCTTTAATCAAGTTAAAAG ACGGATTTCTTTCTAATTTAGATGCAGAACCTAGCTTGAGGGGTAATGAATGGAAATCCATTGATGTTGAAATTCAGCACATTTCGAGCGAAATATTGATCGAACAAACAGATGTAATTTGCGCTTGTTTGGAGGTCTCCGGAgctattattaattatttcgATTCGAATATGAACCATACACCGCCA GATGAAGAGTTAGAAAGGAAATATATGGAAACAAAAAAAGCATATAATTCACTCAATAATGTGATTCAAAAGATGAAAAGTGATTATGAGTCAGAGATgattaaaaaaaaatcgACACTAGAAGAAACAACATCATCTCTCATTGCTTCCAGgtcaaaaatatcttttCTAGAGAAGGAAAACAAATTGCTTCGCGATGAACTGGAATCTACAAAGCTTACTGTATCACAAGTGCAAAAATCTCTGGAGATTGCTAATGAATGGAACCAGGAGCTTACAAAGCGTGTTGGTGAAATGAAGAAGGAGCTGAGTGAGAACTTGATCAACAAGGATAATTACATCGATAAACGTATTCTAGTGCAAATGCTAAAGCGTGGATCTGAATCCAGC AAAAACGTGCAAACAGATGAGATTATCGAAATACTGTGCAGTATACTTGGCATTGATATGAATGAAAATAGGAGGTCGTTGACTTCTGAGTTTTTGGATTTCCTTAATAGAGAAGCGGGGAACGAATCGccaaatgataataatataagtgaataa
- a CDS encoding hypothetical protein (overlaps_old_locusTagID:BBM_III09260;~overlaps_old_locusTagID:BBM_III09270), translating into MAILLPGNIAFTPSDVTEANLDPVRRLLPTLPISVCLRIAIAYKKRGLAHIAQSLLEELALVANEEDIYDIFNVSAYISFTRGPKYRETGFHYLTRGEANGVTPLSLIARVTYLKSLESEETNTTNTSFVQIRELCHLCLANYPENPLVLVTLGNLYRSSSDSQTSLIYYIKALQSTVRLSGKNCSTYNVLMDVVQSLSAKFKSQGNKTSPTDYITKLYKSLPMHSPIRSLIHSEISFHNCKNENNYDFQKLDLCRQYLMNLKSSVTNLSSSLQGIILSDISFQLGRIYHVQRDYQSAYQNYSQITHFEPSALLNLVKVSILAGKLSKAKDSSDILENFFRKTPNYYTIYASMLSAISQVMYLIHSEKRNIFQKLQNGSISVSTFSCGYNLLQMDQNIALCDRLSNLHNTASKIESDEKLKLLHLKCLELLLDRGRFEFIGDYLKLISSMDCINNYVPLKLVKSNILASKILLNQTISSYELKTLHSLESNSVNVKNNGTQIEHDNKNLAPDVTNHNSISANTPNEYISYNLALGMESAGHISRSQTVLKNLTTNHPNFIPAWLKRARIALKKNDLTSYNRYIYQSKNNASLSPEPWLFHSSNLYQMNKISDAINEIHNLCKLHPSLGSDSYVQTLLSYCYIAKYVIKSSNCGEVYTLLLDDAVRHARKALNRPYLSNFYAANALAVILAMSGFLKESIDSFADLIVDTTDRHQLAVANYNMAIVMSAISRQSGRLDKLKAGRAITLYKTVLKHSNKPPMSLCKYNFLTGNLEEAIETLQYQALLSPRNLKVYHNLAVSLDAALCRDLRVEAKVVDPENMQKMRCDAMTVESISQLFIKLINSDTQGYLDADFVWDHNFVMGMLVRSRDKILPHIKDTLPTIEKSNENIMKMKEKRRQAQLEIQQAQIHMQQLEIDKREREMMEEQELSNRLLREASEIAAELHPYVSGGESNNPDLSPKRMKSALFNE; encoded by the exons ATGGCAATATTGTTACCAGGCAACATCGCATTCACGCCTTCCGACGTCACGGAGGCCAACCTAGACCCTGTCCGACGACTATTACCAACTCTACCAATTTCTGTATGTTTAAGAATAGCAATTGCCTATAAAAAACGAGGTTTGGCACACATAGCTCAATCTTTGCTAGAGGAGTTAGCCTTAGTGGCCAATGAAGAGGATATTTATGACATATTTAACGTATCGGCctatatatcatttaccCGTGGGCCTAAGTATCGGGAGACCGGATTCCACTATCTTACCCGAGGTGAAGCAAACGGGGTCACTCCTCTCTCACTAATCGCAAGGGTTACCTACCTTAAATCACTAGAATCTGAAGAAACAAATACTACCAATACATCATTCGTTCAGATTAGGGAATTGTGCCACTTATGTTTAGCCAATTATCCGGAAAATCCCCTTGTGCTAGTTACATTGGGCAATCTTTACCGTTCATCCAGTGACAGTCAGACTTCATTAATTTACTACATAAAGGCACTTCAATCTACAGTTAGATTGAGTGGTAAAAACTGCAGTACTTACAATGTACTGATGGATGTGGTACAATCCCTGTCTGCTAAATTTAAATCACAAGGGAATAAAACTAGTCCTACGGATTACATCActaaattgtacaaatcTTTACCCATGCATTCCCCTATAAGAAGTTTGATACACTCAGAAATAAGTTTTCACAACtgtaaaaatgaaaataattacgactttcaaaaattggatTTATGCCGCCaatatttgatgaatttgaaatcatcagtgacaaatttgtctaGCTCACTACAGGGAATAATACTGTCGGATATATCTTTTCAATTGGGTCGGATATATCATGTACAAAGAGATTATCAATCTGcttatcaaaattacagCCAAATCACACATTTCGAACCTTCTGCGCTATTAAATCTAGTTAAAGTATCAATTTTGGCTGGGAAATTGTCAAAGGCAAAGGATTCATCCGATATACTGGAAAACTTCTTCCGTAAAACCCCAAATTACTACACCATTTATGCCAGTATGTTGAGTGCAATCTCCCAGGTGATGTACTTAATCCATTCGGAAAAGAGgaatatatttcaaaagTTACAGAATGGAAGTATAAGCGTTTCAACATTCAGTTGTggttataatttgttgcagATGGATCAAAATATTGCCTTGTGTGATCGTTTATCTAATCTACATAATACTGCATCTAAAATCGAGTCagatgaaaaattaaaattactaCACCTTAAATGCCTAGAGTTGTTATTAGATAGGGGTagatttgaatttattggaGATTATTTGAAGCTCATATCATCTATGGATTGCATTAATAATTACGTACCGCTTAAGTTAGTGAAATCTAACATATTAGCATCAAAAATCCTGCTTAACCAAACAATATCATCGTATGAACTTAAAACATTACATTCACTTGAGTCTAACAGTGtgaatgttaaaaataatggtACTCAAATAGAacatgataataaaaatttagcTCCTGATGTTACGAATCATAATAGTATTTCTGCAAATACGCCTAATGAATACATATCGTACAATTTGGCACTAGGTATGGAATCTGCTGGACACATATCACGTTCTCAAACAGTACTAAAAAATCTGACAACAAACCACCCAAATTTTATCCCAGCTTGGCTCAAACGCGCTAGGATTGCACTTAAAAAG AACGATCTAACTAGCTACAATCGCTACATATACCAAAGTAAAAATAACGCTAGTTTGTCACCAGAACCTTGGCTATTCCATTCATCTAACCTGTATCAAATGAACAAGATCTCAGACGCTATTAATGAAATTCATAACCTGTGTAAATTACACCCAAGTTTGGGCAGTGATTCGTACGTACAAACTTTGCTTTCATATTGTTACATTGCAAAATACGTCATTAAATCATCTAACTGCGGTGAAGTGTATACACTGTTACTCGATGATGCAGTAAGGCACGCACGCAAGGCTTTAAATAGGCCCTACCTTTCGAACTTTTATGCTGCCAATGCCCTAGCAGTCATTCTAGCTATGTCTGGGTTTTTAAAGGAATCCATAGATTCCTTCGCCGATCTTATAGTGGATACTACAGACCGACATCAGCTTGCTGTAGCCAACTACAATATGGCTATTGTCATGTCCGCCATATCCAGACAATCAGGTCGTTTAGACAAGCTTAAAGCTGGACGTGCGATTACATTATATAAGACAGTATTAAAGCATTCAAATAAGCCACCAATGTCTCTGTGTAAATATAACTTTTTAACTGGTAACCTGGAAGAGGCAATTGAGACCCTTCAGTACCAAGCGTTGCTATCTCCAAGAAATTTGAAAGTATATCACAATTTAGCAGTGTCACTAGATGCGGCACTTTGCCGCGATTTAAGAGTAGAGGCTAAGGTGGTCGATCCAGAAAATATGCAGAAAATGCGCTGTGATGCCATGACTGTCGAATCTATATCGCAATTGTTTATTAAGTTGATAAATAGTGATACCCAGGGTTACCTAGACGCGGATTTTGTATGGGACCACAACTTTGTGATGGGCATGTTAGTTCGGTCTAGGGACAAGATATTACCTCACATTAAAG ACACTCTGCCTacaattgaaaaatctaatgaaaatattatgaAAATGAAGGAGAAACGCCGACAGGCGCAGTTGGAAATCCAGCAGGCTCAAATTCATATGCAGCAGCTGGAAATTGATAAGAGGGAGAGGGAGATGATGGAGGAGCAGGAACTTAGTAATAGATTGCTGAGAGAAGCATCTGAAATTGCAGCGGAGTTACATCCAT ATGTCTCTGGAGGGGAAAGCAACAACCCTGATTTGTCGCCAAAAAGGATGAAATCAGCACTATTTAACGAGTGA
- a CDS encoding conserved Plasmodium protein, unknown function (overlaps_old_locusTagID:BBM_III09260), translating into MISLILFLVTPTKIYSFKPNRCNFLLPTNNTLTNFKLCSIEEGGDVDYSLMTMIDNEGKILNKKRTLYNVATKSLGTLCEVDDFYQGKYKVVWTIRGVAQKLVFRNRDSNPPPLKTSPFKFAGLSGFVLKLWIDGLPKAPKGYMSMELCQIEWWGSLDPKICVFINDTLKGPFYYKSHQYNDACLAMCKLDDVDIKKPLKVGVMVAPTSMLLTQSDDRGIVSKKYDKNS; encoded by the exons ATGATTTCATTAATACTTTTTTTGGTAACAcctacaaaaatttatagCTTCAAACCTAATAGATGTAATTTCTTATTGCCAACTAATAACacattaactaattttaaattatgCTCCATTGAGGAAGGTGGCGATGTTGATTACTCGTTAATGACTATGATTGACAACGAAGGCAAGATTCTTAACAAGAAAAGGACTCTATACAATGTAGCTACCAAATCACTTGGTACATTGTGCGAAgttgatgatttttatCAAGGAAAATACAAAGTCGTATGGACCATAAGGGGTGTGGCGCAGAAACTAGTTTTTAGAAATCGAGACTCTAATCCGCCTCCCTTAAAAACAAGTCCTTTTAAATTTGCTGGACTATCTGGATTTGTTTTGAAATTGTGGATCGACGGGTTGCCAAAGGCACCCAAAGG ATATATGTCAATGGAGCTATGTCAGATCGAATGGTGGGGATCATTAGATCCAAAAATTTGTGTTTTCATAAATGATACTCTGAAAGGACCTTTCTATTACAAATCGCATCAGTATAACGATGCCTGTCTGGCTATGTGTAAACTTGATGATGTTGATATCAAAAAACCCCTAAAAGTTGGTGTGATGGTGGCTCCAACTAGTATGTTACTCACTCAATCGGATGATAGGGGGATTGTTTccaaaaaatatgataaaaatagttgA
- a CDS encoding Optic atrophy 3 protein (OPA3) (overlaps_old_locusTagID:BBM_III09240), producing the protein MFPVAKLWSILVRQLSKPAGNYLKKRAAKSEKFRNICIYFGNRAYAFDRYVNRRFYRESGQVTDSPEPIPKITIERSVNIGTEIIGEFIVFLTAAIVITAEYTRSSIKESKKELRLREELAQIKKRLDDIQQVSTVEEIDYTPSQNITNKLQNVGSIVKNCIAFAYEKSYVVYEYIKEVFY; encoded by the coding sequence ATGTTCCCTGTCGCTAAACTATGGTCTATTTTAGTGCGCCAACTGTCTAAACCCGCAGGAAACTATCTTAAGAAACGTGCAGCCAAGAGTGAGAAGTTTCGcaatatttgcatttacTTTGGTAATAGGGCATATGCATTTGACCGTTACGTAAATAGGCGATTTTATCGGGAGAGTGGACAAGTAACCGATTCTCCTGAGCCCATCCCTAAGATAACAATTGAAAGGTCTGTAAATATAGGAACAGAGATTATTGGTGAATTTATCGTATTCCTAACGGCTGCAATAGTTATAACAGCTGAATATACTAGGAGTAGCATTAAGGAATCTAAGAAGGAATTGAGGCTTAGGGAGGAGTTAGCACAAATTAAGAAACGACTGGACGATATACAACAAGTTTCAACGGTAGAAGAAATAGATTATACGCCAAGTCAAAACATAACCAATAAATTGCAAAATGTCGGCAGTATCgtcaaaaattgcattgCATTTGCATATGAGAAATCTTATGTCGTTTATGAATACATCAAAGAAGTATTCTATTAG
- a CDS encoding hypothetical protein (overlaps_old_locusTagID:BBM_III09240), with the protein MLTRNICQTTLTTGASKIEANVNREAEACVVNVISGPNVGFNSGKVAIVVIGNNVKIHCNGTN; encoded by the coding sequence ATGCTTACCAGAAATATATGCCAAACAACTTTAACTACAGGTGCTTCTAAAATTGAAGCTAATGTAAATAGAGAAGCTGAAGCTTGTGTAGTTAATGTGATATCCGGGCCCAATGTTGGCTTTAATTCCGGGAAAGTCGCCATCGTGGTCATTGGAAACAATGTTAAAATTCACTGCAACGGAACCAACTGA
- a CDS encoding conserved Plasmodium protein, unknown function (overlaps_old_locusTagID:BBM_III09275), which produces MRGVLQTTSQIVTKEYLDACQPKSLKRLFPLDDPPPQNFISHQFEKLTKTYSNPRSILRLYRNYIRATDYPCYPWLVRAACQIGNSFGFNSFWSPRDKQTLTSTDLFKKLMFDLVERSRFLHARHAPRLIYALTALEYRSRHLLAPLLQLVMDNLQHWRLPILATLAHCLTLLGIGDESNNTFNGKDYSGLIQLLLTEVFTRDESDACACDWASLAYTCTLNNLYEWPTKHQPALPIFISQAMKTITLKNLPESGWLQYIIYLILYSADVEKPFCEVAIKKSVPYEIQESLHKRWLTEILIKAQPQGSETLQLDVDLVLQGLGLTQALSNCSVGRDDDEQHCLFTGHLFPQRKLCLEYDYFQPIDENKPKISGLLKFKKRLFNTMGYNVCVVHKCFWDNLTKDGKEKEILSILDNFRPSETEIKNEPVKNIFTDTGNIRHLKHLRPRFEVWPPEKIVV; this is translated from the exons ATGCGTGGTGTGCTGCAGACCACCAGCCAAATTGTCACAAAGGAGTACCTAGATGCATGCCAACCGAAGAGCTTAAAACGTTTATTCCCGCTAGATGATCCTCCGCcccaaaattttatatctcACCAATTCGAAAAGTTAACCAAGACATATTCAAATCCTCGTTCCATATTGAGGTTATATCGCAATTATATACGTGCAACAGACTACCCTTGCTACCCTTGGTTGGTTAGGGCTGCATGTCAAATTGGTAATTCCTTTGGGTTCAATTCTTTTTG GTCTCCACGTGATAAACAAACACTCACCAGCACTGACCTATTCAAGAAATTAATGTTCGACTTGGTGGAACGGTCCAGATTCTTACAC GCTAGACACGCTCCTAGACTAATTTACGCATTGACTGCGCTTGAATATCGCAGTAGACACTTATTGGCCCCTCTGTTACAGCTTGTAATGGATAATCTCCAACACTGGAGATTGCCTATCCTCGCCACTTTAGCACACTGTCTAACATTACTAGGCATAGGGGATGAATCAAacaatacatttaatgGAAAAGACTATTCAGGTCTTATCCAATTATTGCTAACCGAAGTCTTCACTAGAGATGAATCTGATGCATGTGCCTGTGACTGGGCTTCGCTCGCTTATACCTGCACATTGAATAACTTATATGAATG GCCTACTAAGCACCAACCTGCTTTACCTATATTCATATCACAGGCCATGAAAACG ATCACACTTAAAAACCTACCAGAGAGTGGGTGGTTGCAATACATTATCTACCTAATACTGTACAGTGCGGATGTGGAGAAGCCTTTTTGCGAAGTTGCAATAAAGAAGAGCGTCCCCTATGAAATCCAAGAGTCGCTGCACAAAAGGTGGCTCACTgaaatattgattaaagCACAACCACAA GGCAGTGAAACGCTGCAATTGGACGTAGATTTAGTGCTACAAGGGCTAGGACTTACACAAGCACTGTCAAATTGTTCTGTAGGAAGGGATGACGATGAACAGCACTGTCTATTTACCGGACATTTATTTCCCCAAAGGAAGTTGTGCCTAgaatatgattattttcaGCCAATAGA TGAAAATAAGCCTAAGATTAGTGGGTTGTTGAAATTCAAGAAAAGATTGTTCAATACCATGGGATACAATGTGTGTGTCGTACATAAGTGTTTTTGGGATAACCTGACAAAGGATGGGAAAGAAAAGGAgattttgtcaatattAGACAACTTCAGGCCATCAGAAAcagaaattaaaaatgagcCTGTCAAAAACATTTTCACCGATACAGGGAATATAAGGCATTTGAAACATTTGAGGCCCAGATTCGAAGTATGGCCTCCAGAGAAGATtgttgtttaa
- a CDS encoding conserved Plasmodium protein, unknown function (overlaps_old_locusTagID:BBM_III09280;~overlaps_old_locusTagID:BBM_III09285), translating into MLINNELFVSLNNRFSLFRFNEVRYFAKLTRWVADTKLAHEMQQFKHFQDVISFCLDHNDDLTRRDVIASLSYVGTCKGKDYKSDKFKFYLNFILDRVEVLFNDKNIYLLVHRLAVLNYTPGLSLLYKKYISKLQFDRADTKSIAIICWGFMKNDLSYSQLFESISQTLIHKIHLCNLTDTSLLLWSYCRFIPLQHRLLFLLINRLFEIINVVEIRLMDLLNDTVKYIPGQFITDVTIDKCEIIDSLDSFKECTNDVDKSDLSNMADKYIDSSGQFYTNISHDLSMAARSLSLIPGYTNHVRKLIDFTLYLSETGKVDLTAQCMTSLWEAMAHKGLNDDKLIDRLCESSRYLRLDHTFNSNMLVKIMHSNTKLKVKDPRVIYQCLHWLEKRADQMHASHILSIAKCLVFMGIDNEKAWKRLGVAIQSRGIELTAMELEELVELFKKIGRGNERIYGVLNHFIAVKNDHAMYGPT; encoded by the exons ATGTTGATTAATAACGAACTTTTTGTTAGTTTAAATAACagattttcattatttagatttaaTGAAGTGAGATACTTCGCCAAACTGACTCGATGGGTGGCAGATACGAAATTGGCACATGAAATGCAgcaatttaaacattttcaagACGTTATATCTTTCTGTCTAGATCACAATG ATGATTTGACAAGAAGGGATGTCATTGCCTCCCTCTCTTACGTGGGCACTTGCAAGGGGAAGGATTACAAGagtgataaattcaaattttatttgaatttcaTTTTAGATAGAGTCGAAgtattgtttaatgatAAGAATATCTACCTTTTGGTTCACAG ATTGGCTGTACTAAATTACACTCCTGGGTTGTCTTTGttgtacaaaaaatatatctcaAAACTTCAATTCGACCGTGCAGATACAAAAAGCATTGCAATTATTTGCTGGGGttttatgaaaaatgaTTTGTCCTACAGTCAACTTTTTGAATCCATATCTCAAACTCTCATACATAAAATACACCTGTGCAATCTTACAGATACATCATTATTGTTATGGAGCTACTGCAGATTTATACCATTACAACATAGACTTCTATTTCTGCTTATAAACCGACTATTTGAAATCATAAATGTAGTGGAAATTAGATTAATGGATCTTTTAAATGATACTGTCAAATACATTCCAGGGCAGTTTATTACAGATGTCacaattgataaatgtGAGATTATCGATAGTCTAGATAGTTTTAAAGAATGCACTAATGATGTGGATAAATctgatttatcaaatatggCGGATAAATACATAGATTCAAGTG GACAGTTTTATACCAATATTTCTCATGACCTATCGATGGCTGCTAGATCATTATCACTTATCCCAGGATACACTAATCATGTACGaaaattgattgatttCACCTTGTACCTAAGTGAGACTGGAAAGGTGGATTTGACAGCCCAG TGCATGACTAGTTTATGGGAGGCGATGGCACACAAAGGTTTAAATGATGACAAATTAATAGATAGACTCTGCGAGTCCTCAAGATACCTGAGATTAGACCATACATTCAATTCAAATATGCTAGTAAAGATAATGCATTCAAACACAAAGTTGAAG GTTAAAGACCCTAGagttatatatcaatgttTGCATTGGTTGGAAAAGAGGGCAGATCAAATGCACGCCAGTCATATCCTCAGCATAGCCAAGTGTTTAGTGTTTATGGGCATTGATAACGAAAAGGCTTGGAAGAGATTGG GAGTTGCTATACAATCCAGGGGCATAGAATTGACAGCGATGGAGCTTGAAGAGTTGGTGGAATTGTTCAAAAAAATAG GAAGGGGTAATGAGCGGATATATGGCGTGTTGAACCATTTTATAGCAGTTAAAAATGATCATGCCATGTACGGCCCTACGTAA